In one Bartonella grahamii subsp. shimonis genomic region, the following are encoded:
- a CDS encoding UDP-N-acetylglucosamine--N-acetylmuramyl-(pentapeptide) pyrophosphoryl-undecaprenol N-acetylglucosamine transferase: MNDKKVIVLVAGGTGGHLFPAEALSVELRQRGYDVHLITDERARSFVRCFDEEHTHIVSSATFIRRHPFALIKTFWSLLRGMGQSLVLFYKLRPVLVGGFGGYPSFPPLFIAALTRRVTFIHEQNAVMGRANRMLAIFVRAIAGGLLSPNGAYAHKILLTGNPVREAVLKAAKIPYHSSEGEKPFNFLIFGGSQGASAFSHIVPEAIALLDDKNRKRLRIVQQVRGEAGGLIKIYRDMGVQAEVAPFFDDMAERMAHAHFILSRAGASSVCEIAVIGRPALLIPYPHALDHDQAANAALLARVGGAQIVSEKDLNAQKLSSLLMHAYCAPHLLEKQALAAKKVGQPHATRYLADMAESLIAGRLLSDIKEELFNENAT; encoded by the coding sequence ATGAATGATAAAAAAGTTATTGTTTTAGTGGCTGGTGGTACAGGTGGACATCTTTTTCCTGCTGAAGCTCTTTCTGTTGAATTAAGGCAGCGTGGATATGATGTTCATTTAATAACAGATGAAAGAGCACGATCTTTTGTTCGGTGCTTTGATGAAGAGCATACTCATATCGTTTCATCGGCAACATTTATACGTCGCCATCCTTTTGCTTTGATAAAGACGTTTTGGTCTTTGTTAAGGGGTATGGGTCAATCGTTGGTGTTGTTTTATAAATTACGTCCTGTTCTTGTTGGAGGGTTTGGGGGGTATCCGAGCTTTCCTCCTCTTTTTATTGCGGCCTTAACGAGGCGTGTAACATTTATTCATGAACAAAATGCTGTTATGGGACGTGCCAATCGGATGTTGGCAATTTTTGTGCGTGCAATCGCTGGCGGTTTGTTATCGCCAAATGGCGCTTATGCTCATAAAATACTTTTGACGGGGAATCCTGTCCGTGAGGCTGTGTTGAAGGCGGCCAAAATTCCTTATCATTCTTCAGAGGGGGAAAAGCCATTTAATTTTTTGATTTTTGGAGGTAGCCAAGGGGCTTCTGCTTTTTCACATATTGTTCCAGAAGCTATTGCTTTACTTGATGATAAGAACCGTAAACGTTTACGAATTGTGCAGCAAGTCCGAGGTGAAGCAGGAGGGTTGATCAAAATTTATCGTGATATGGGTGTACAAGCAGAGGTTGCTCCTTTCTTTGATGATATGGCTGAACGTATGGCACATGCCCATTTTATTTTATCGCGCGCTGGGGCTTCGTCCGTTTGTGAGATAGCGGTGATTGGTAGACCTGCTTTACTTATTCCCTATCCCCATGCTTTAGATCATGATCAGGCTGCCAATGCAGCTCTGCTTGCTCGTGTAGGTGGTGCGCAAATTGTATCAGAAAAAGATTTAAATGCACAAAAGCTTTCTTCTCTTTTAATGCATGCTTATTGTGCGCCCCATTTATTGGAAAAACAAGCGCTTGCTGCAAAAAAAGTTGGTCAACCTCATGCAACCCGTTACCTTGCTGATATGGCTGAATCCTTGATTGCAGGGCGATTGTTGTCAGATATAAAAGAGGAGCTTTTTAATGAAAATGCCACTTGA
- a CDS encoding putative peptidoglycan glycosyltransferase FtsW, whose product MVTRADRDPIANWWWTIDRSIFAACLILMGIGIMLSFAASPTIAKKIGIADSFYFVRWHIIFSISAFFMMVTISFFSLSNIRRLCALLLIVTLALMVATLFWGPELKGARRWILLFGFSVQASEFMKPAFVVMSAWLFSEQIRKRGIWGYTLAIVLYGICCVLLVLQPDIGQTVLISATWGGLFFIAGVPLTIIFLFLILGVVGIILAYLFLHHVRERINGFLTGEGDTFQVDVGREAILNGGWFGQGPGEGTVKRIIPDSHTDFVFSVAAEEYGIILCLLIMMLFGFIVMRSLYIAMNTRDSFIRLGIAGIAMMIGFQSAINMAVNLHLIPPKGMTLPFISYGGSSMVAIAFSMGILLSLTRRWPEARLSAFSSSSVLDTPYE is encoded by the coding sequence ATGGTTACGCGTGCAGATAGGGATCCGATTGCTAATTGGTGGTGGACGATTGATCGCTCTATCTTTGCTGCTTGTTTAATTTTAATGGGAATTGGTATTATGCTGTCTTTTGCTGCCAGTCCCACTATTGCAAAAAAAATCGGAATTGCTGATAGTTTTTATTTTGTTCGGTGGCATATCATTTTCAGCATTTCAGCATTTTTTATGATGGTTACCATTTCTTTTTTTTCGCTTTCTAATATTCGTCGTTTATGTGCTCTTTTGCTCATTGTAACACTTGCTCTTATGGTTGCAACCTTATTTTGGGGACCAGAATTAAAGGGAGCACGGCGGTGGATTCTGCTCTTTGGGTTTTCTGTACAGGCTTCAGAGTTTATGAAGCCAGCTTTTGTAGTTATGTCCGCTTGGCTTTTTTCGGAACAGATACGCAAAAGGGGAATTTGGGGTTATACGTTAGCGATTGTACTTTATGGCATTTGTTGTGTGCTTCTGGTTTTGCAGCCTGATATTGGACAAACAGTTTTAATAAGTGCAACATGGGGGGGGCTGTTTTTTATTGCTGGTGTACCTCTTACCATTATTTTTCTCTTTCTTATTTTAGGCGTTGTAGGAATTATTTTAGCTTATCTTTTTCTGCATCATGTGCGCGAGCGTATCAATGGTTTTTTGACAGGTGAAGGAGATACTTTTCAAGTGGACGTAGGGCGTGAGGCTATTTTGAATGGTGGTTGGTTTGGGCAAGGTCCCGGAGAGGGAACAGTAAAACGTATCATTCCTGATAGCCATACAGATTTTGTGTTTTCCGTTGCTGCTGAAGAATATGGTATTATTCTTTGTTTATTAATTATGATGCTTTTTGGATTTATCGTTATGCGTTCATTGTATATAGCCATGAATACACGTGATTCCTTTATACGTCTTGGTATTGCTGGCATAGCAATGATGATAGGCTTTCAGTCAGCTATTAATATGGCCGTTAACCTTCACTTAATTCCTCCAAAAGGCATGACATTGCCTTTTATTTCTTATGGCGGTTCTTCGATGGTGGCGATTGCGTTTTCAATGGGTATTTTGCTCAGTTTAACACGTCGTTGGCCAGAAGCACGCCTTTCAGCTTTTTCTTCCTCTTCTGTCTTGGATACCCCTTATGAATGA
- the murD gene encoding UDP-N-acetylmuramoyl-L-alanine--D-glutamate ligase → MISVACYKGQKVALFGLGKSGLATAQALMRGGAEVVAWDDSPSSVQMAFRHNILTRDLRYEDWSEFVALILAPGVPLNYPRPHWVVEKARKKNIEIIGDIELFSRARHHFLQHYGFCDQDVPFIAITGTNGKSTTTALLAHLLEKMGYDVQMGGNIGKAILTLKPFVKKRIYVIECSSFQIDLTPSLQPTIGLLLNLTPDHIDRHESFACYVQTKRYLIAQASQAFISVDDEACQVLYQQLLHEGKKIWAVSKDHFVENGFYADGTKLFSVCQGQCHMLADLASMTALRGRHNAQNALMALATLQALKITDPSMNEHLASYKGLDHRMQQVRKMGAILFINDSKATNADATAPALSTFNDIFWIVGGQAKKGGIESLREFFPKIRKAYLIGSAAEEFARTIGSAFPFSMSLTLKNAVREAAVDAMGCKAKEVTILLSPACASYDQFKNYEMRGEAFVSFVMQLP, encoded by the coding sequence TTGATTTCTGTTGCGTGTTATAAAGGACAAAAAGTTGCTCTATTTGGATTAGGGAAGTCTGGACTAGCAACGGCACAAGCATTGATGCGTGGCGGCGCAGAAGTGGTGGCGTGGGATGATAGTCCTTCAAGCGTGCAAATGGCTTTTCGGCACAATATTCTAACGCGAGATCTGCGTTATGAAGATTGGTCAGAATTTGTTGCATTGATTTTAGCTCCTGGAGTTCCTTTAAATTATCCTCGACCGCATTGGGTTGTTGAAAAAGCACGAAAAAAAAATATAGAAATTATCGGTGATATTGAATTATTTTCTCGGGCGCGCCATCATTTTTTACAGCATTATGGTTTTTGTGATCAAGATGTTCCTTTCATTGCGATTACGGGGACGAATGGGAAGTCAACCACAACGGCTTTACTTGCGCATTTGTTGGAAAAAATGGGTTATGACGTGCAGATGGGGGGAAATATCGGAAAGGCAATATTGACGCTTAAACCATTTGTTAAAAAACGTATCTATGTGATTGAGTGTTCATCGTTTCAAATTGATCTTACTCCCTCTCTTCAGCCGACCATTGGACTTTTATTGAATTTGACACCTGATCATATTGATCGACATGAGAGTTTTGCCTGTTATGTGCAAACCAAAAGGTATCTGATTGCTCAGGCTTCTCAGGCTTTTATTTCAGTTGATGATGAAGCTTGTCAGGTTTTATATCAACAGTTACTTCATGAAGGGAAGAAAATTTGGGCAGTTTCCAAGGATCATTTTGTTGAAAATGGTTTTTATGCAGATGGGACAAAGCTCTTTTCTGTTTGTCAAGGACAGTGTCATATGCTTGCAGATCTAGCGTCTATGACTGCTTTGCGCGGACGTCATAATGCGCAAAATGCCCTTATGGCATTAGCAACGTTGCAAGCTTTAAAAATAACCGATCCCTCTATGAATGAGCATTTAGCAAGTTACAAAGGGCTTGATCATCGTATGCAGCAGGTGCGTAAAATGGGGGCGATTTTGTTTATCAATGACAGCAAGGCGACTAATGCAGATGCAACAGCTCCTGCGCTTTCCACCTTTAATGATATTTTTTGGATTGTTGGGGGACAGGCAAAAAAGGGAGGAATAGAGTCTCTTAGAGAATTTTTTCCTAAAATTCGTAAAGCCTATTTGATTGGGAGCGCGGCGGAAGAATTTGCTCGCACTATTGGATCTGCTTTTCCCTTTTCTATGAGTTTAACTTTGAAAAATGCGGTGCGTGAAGCAGCTGTTGACGCAATGGGTTGTAAGGCAAAAGAGGTGACGATTCTTTTGTCACCTGCTTGTGCAAGTTATGATCAATTTAAAAATTATGAAATGCGAGGCGAAGCATTTGTCTCTTTTGTGATGCAGTTACCATAA
- the mraY gene encoding phospho-N-acetylmuramoyl-pentapeptide-transferase, with protein MMLFFSSFSDWLPGVNVFRYITFRTIAAMLTSGLIVFLFGPSIIASLKLRQGKGQPIRADGPQTHFKKAGTPTMGGLMILTGIVVSAFLWCNLSNIYFWVSLLVMLFFGAIGFYDDYLKVTKQTDKGFSGKARLSLEFSVAAIAAFVILKIGSSGFALPFLKDYLINLGWFFIPFSAFVIVATGNAVNLTDGLDGLAIVPVMVAALSFALIAYLSGNMNFADYLQIHYVSGTGELAVLLGAVVGAGLGFLWFNAPPAAIFMGDTGSLALGGLLGTVAVATKHEIVLALIGGLFVVEAFSVVIQVGYFKLTRKRVFLMAPIHHHFEKKGWTESQVVIRFWIISIVLALIGLSTLKLR; from the coding sequence ATGATGCTGTTTTTTTCTTCTTTTAGTGATTGGCTTCCAGGTGTGAATGTATTTCGTTATATTACTTTTCGCACGATAGCGGCTATGCTTACTTCGGGGCTTATCGTCTTTTTGTTTGGACCTAGCATCATTGCTTCTCTTAAATTGCGGCAGGGTAAGGGGCAACCGATTCGTGCCGATGGTCCTCAAACACATTTTAAAAAGGCTGGAACACCTACAATGGGTGGATTGATGATTTTAACCGGCATTGTAGTATCAGCATTTTTGTGGTGTAATTTATCGAATATTTATTTTTGGGTATCGCTATTGGTTATGCTTTTTTTTGGGGCAATTGGATTTTATGACGATTATCTTAAGGTCACAAAACAAACAGACAAAGGATTTTCTGGGAAAGCACGGCTAAGCTTGGAGTTTTCTGTTGCGGCAATTGCTGCTTTTGTCATACTGAAAATTGGCTCATCTGGATTCGCTTTGCCTTTTTTGAAAGATTATCTTATCAATTTGGGCTGGTTTTTTATTCCTTTTTCTGCTTTTGTCATTGTCGCGACGGGTAATGCAGTTAATTTGACGGATGGACTTGATGGGCTTGCTATTGTTCCTGTGATGGTTGCAGCCTTATCTTTTGCTCTGATTGCTTATCTTTCTGGTAATATGAATTTTGCTGATTATCTCCAAATCCATTATGTATCGGGAACAGGTGAGTTGGCTGTTTTATTGGGAGCTGTTGTTGGAGCCGGGCTTGGTTTTTTATGGTTTAATGCACCACCTGCAGCTATTTTTATGGGAGATACTGGTTCGTTGGCTCTTGGAGGATTATTGGGGACTGTTGCGGTCGCTACGAAGCACGAAATTGTTTTGGCTCTTATTGGTGGGCTTTTTGTTGTGGAAGCTTTTTCAGTCGTTATTCAGGTTGGTTATTTCAAATTAACAAGAAAACGCGTGTTTCTTATGGCACCGATACATCATCATTTTGAGAAAAAAGGCTGGACTGAGAGCCAAGTTGTGATACGCTTTTGGATTATTTCAATTGTTCTTGCTCTTATTGGTCTTTCAACACTTAAATTGCGGTGA
- a CDS encoding UDP-N-acetylmuramoyl-tripeptide--D-alanyl-D-alanine ligase: MTALWDKKALVAAIDGVVVGSMPETFSGVSIDSRTLAEGDIFFCIKGHHLDGHDFAAQAYARGAGVLIVAEHRLRDMKKISAPLVVVPDVLQALEKLGKAARKRSRAKIIAITGSVGKTTTKEALKQVLATAGNVHANLASLNNCWGVPLSLARMPMESDYGIFEIGMNHKDEIRPLVKLVCPHVALITHICAGHMGFFKNLEEIAEAKAEIFEGLDEKGIAILNADSDFFSYLVQKAKQCGVRKILSFGETKNADYQARDIRLLTDRSSMIVRIRGRDTEIQIGAPGRHIVQNSLGVTAACDAMGVELEPVFLSFRYFSSQKGRGIRYRLSLSNGGEFYLIDESYNANPASMRAALELLATGPIGKEGRRIAVLGDMLELGEYSEKLHRDLIKPIRLSGANPVFLFGEAMKSLVSDLSAGVKVHYAENIEKILSLLLAEISSGDLLMVKSSNSLCSSNIVSALLERYKAVSS, from the coding sequence ATGACAGCTTTATGGGATAAGAAAGCACTTGTTGCAGCTATTGATGGTGTCGTAGTGGGAAGTATGCCAGAAACTTTTTCTGGGGTTTCCATTGATAGCCGTACTCTTGCGGAAGGTGATATTTTTTTCTGCATAAAGGGGCATCATCTTGATGGTCATGATTTTGCTGCGCAAGCTTATGCACGAGGTGCAGGTGTTCTTATTGTTGCGGAACATCGTTTGAGGGATATGAAAAAGATATCGGCTCCACTTGTTGTTGTTCCTGATGTTTTGCAAGCCCTAGAAAAACTTGGGAAAGCTGCACGCAAACGTTCAAGAGCTAAAATTATCGCGATAACAGGATCGGTGGGAAAAACAACAACAAAAGAAGCTTTGAAACAAGTACTTGCAACGGCTGGGAATGTTCATGCGAATCTTGCTTCTTTAAACAATTGCTGGGGGGTTCCGCTTAGTTTAGCGCGGATGCCGATGGAGAGTGATTATGGTATCTTTGAAATTGGCATGAATCATAAAGATGAAATTCGCCCTCTGGTCAAGCTGGTTTGTCCGCATGTTGCTCTCATTACGCATATTTGTGCAGGGCATATGGGTTTTTTCAAAAATCTTGAAGAAATAGCAGAGGCAAAAGCTGAAATTTTTGAAGGATTAGATGAGAAAGGAATTGCTATTTTAAATGCGGATAGTGATTTTTTTTCTTATCTCGTTCAAAAAGCAAAGCAATGCGGTGTAAGAAAGATCTTAAGCTTTGGTGAGACTAAAAATGCTGATTATCAAGCGCGAGATATACGTCTTCTAACTGATCGTTCTTCTATGATTGTACGTATTAGGGGGCGGGATACGGAGATTCAAATTGGCGCTCCCGGACGCCATATTGTGCAAAATAGTTTAGGGGTTACTGCTGCTTGTGATGCTATGGGGGTCGAGTTAGAGCCTGTTTTTCTTTCTTTTCGCTATTTTTCTTCTCAAAAGGGGCGAGGTATTCGTTATCGACTGTCTTTATCAAATGGGGGTGAATTTTATCTCATTGATGAAAGCTATAATGCAAATCCTGCTTCTATGCGTGCTGCACTTGAGCTTCTTGCTACAGGACCGATAGGGAAAGAGGGGCGGCGAATCGCTGTTTTAGGGGATATGCTAGAGTTAGGGGAGTATAGTGAAAAGCTTCATCGTGATTTAATAAAGCCAATACGTCTTTCCGGTGCTAATCCAGTTTTTCTATTTGGTGAGGCGATGAAATCTTTAGTCAGTGATTTGTCTGCTGGTGTTAAGGTTCATTATGCTGAAAATATTGAGAAAATTTTGTCGCTTCTTTTAGCAGAAATTTCTTCTGGAGATCTGCTTATGGTTAAATCATCCAATAGCCTTTGTTCATCAAATATTGTGTCTGCATTGCTTGAACGCTATAAAGCGGTTTCTTCATAG
- a CDS encoding UDP-N-acetylmuramoyl-L-alanyl-D-glutamate--2,6-diaminopimelate ligase, producing MLFGTVFTECFEDQNLSSMKITGISADSRQILPGYVFVAVQGKKSDGRHYIDDAIKRGARAIVTDCHAVLEDLSVPVLRVSNVRHSLALAAARFYGSQPETVVAVTGTSGKTSVVSFIRQIWTHVGFCAASIGTIGVVSPKRNVYGSLTTPDPVVLHRLLCEISHEGVTHAALEASSHGLDQGRLDGVHLTAGAFTNLGRDHMDYHTGVEDYLRAKMRLFDTLLPVSAPALIFADDVYSQKVIDVVTQARRRVLTIGRKGQFITINRVEHQRSKQCIECRVQNNIYTFDLPLAGDFQVANALMAAGLAIATGVSPRKVFSALETLQGAPGRLEFVGKTENNAPVYIDYAHKPEALEQVLLSVRPFTQGRLIVVFGCGGDRDQGKRPLMGKIAADKADIVIVTDDNPRTEIPEKIRKDILQAVPTAIEIADRGEAISYAVELLKAGDTLIIAGKGHEEGQIIGQTTYPFSDRLKAIEALEDRKK from the coding sequence ATGTTGTTTGGAACAGTTTTTACAGAATGTTTTGAAGATCAGAATCTTTCTTCAATGAAAATAACAGGAATCAGTGCAGATTCTCGACAAATCTTGCCAGGCTATGTTTTTGTCGCTGTTCAAGGAAAAAAAAGTGATGGAAGACACTATATAGATGATGCGATAAAGCGTGGTGCACGAGCAATTGTTACAGATTGTCATGCTGTTCTTGAGGATTTATCTGTTCCCGTTTTGCGTGTTTCTAATGTTCGTCATAGCTTAGCGTTGGCAGCTGCACGTTTTTACGGTTCTCAGCCTGAAACGGTCGTTGCTGTGACTGGTACAAGTGGTAAAACATCTGTTGTCTCTTTTATTCGGCAAATTTGGACTCATGTTGGATTTTGTGCTGCGAGTATAGGGACGATAGGTGTTGTTTCTCCTAAACGGAATGTTTATGGTTCTCTCACAACACCCGATCCGGTCGTCTTGCACCGTCTTCTTTGTGAAATTTCTCATGAAGGTGTGACTCATGCAGCTCTTGAAGCTTCTTCGCATGGGCTTGACCAAGGACGACTTGATGGAGTCCATTTAACAGCTGGCGCTTTTACCAATTTAGGGCGAGATCACATGGATTATCACACGGGGGTAGAGGATTATTTGCGGGCTAAAATGAGGTTGTTTGATACACTTTTGCCTGTATCTGCTCCTGCTTTGATTTTTGCTGATGATGTCTATTCACAAAAGGTTATTGATGTTGTTACACAAGCGCGCCGTCGTGTCTTGACAATTGGTCGTAAGGGGCAATTTATCACGATTAATCGTGTCGAACATCAACGCTCAAAACAGTGTATTGAGTGTCGTGTGCAAAACAATATTTATACATTTGATTTGCCTTTAGCTGGAGATTTTCAGGTAGCCAATGCGCTTATGGCAGCGGGGTTAGCAATTGCAACGGGTGTTTCACCTCGTAAAGTTTTTTCTGCGCTTGAAACTTTGCAAGGGGCACCTGGGCGGTTAGAATTTGTCGGAAAGACAGAAAATAATGCGCCTGTTTATATTGATTATGCCCATAAACCAGAAGCTTTGGAACAGGTTTTGCTTTCTGTTCGTCCCTTTACGCAAGGGCGTTTGATTGTTGTTTTTGGTTGTGGAGGAGATCGTGATCAAGGAAAAAGACCTTTGATGGGAAAAATTGCGGCGGATAAAGCGGATATTGTTATTGTAACGGATGATAATCCTCGCACAGAAATACCAGAAAAAATACGCAAGGATATTTTACAGGCAGTGCCAACAGCAATAGAGATAGCAGATCGTGGTGAGGCTATTTCTTACGCGGTGGAGCTTTTGAAAGCTGGTGATACATTAATCATTGCTGGAAAAGGTCATGAGGAAGGCCAAATTATAGGGCAGACAACTTATCCTTTTTCAGATCGTCTGAAAGCGATAGAAGCTCTAGAGGACCGAAAGAAATGA
- a CDS encoding penicillin-binding protein 2 — MKSTFLFSQKKKRLKNSLNNHSVSIRRPYSSRPRLLFSLFCFLILYGIMGACLISYGLEGGQIEEAKGPAVLQLMARPDIVDRNGRLLATDIKTYSLFAEPRRIIDVDETIELLSTVLPDLNWQETYKRLKGKSGFSWIQRGLTPMQKTQIMALGIPGIGFRTEVRRFYPDGPVTSHILGMVNVDNQGIAGMEKYIDDAGLSALRAAGLAMEESLKQVQLSIDVRVQAIVHDELIQAMKRYRAIAAGAVILNIHTGEVLALASLPDFDPGNPIEALKSDRLNRMTAGAFEMGSIIKSFTTAMALDSDIFHLNSIIDASKPIKASSGYVIHDFHGKNRPLTLWEVFIYSSNIGSAKEALAIGIDKHRSFLQKLGLLDRLITELPEVAHPIVPHHWKDIHSMTISFGHGMATTPLQTAVGAAALMNGGWLIAPTFLKRTKEQTLHHAKRVLHAKTSQNMRYLYKLNSDIGSGRNAKVEGYRVGGKTGTAEKVENGKYSKTKNFNSFLAAFPIDDPVYVVLTIIDEPKPAEGQRSATAGMNAGPMLANIVRRTASFLGVKPDFKKEYEPL, encoded by the coding sequence ATGAAATCAACGTTTTTATTCTCACAGAAGAAAAAGCGCTTAAAGAATTCGTTGAATAATCATAGTGTTTCTATTCGTCGTCCTTATTCTAGTCGTCCACGTTTACTTTTTTCGTTGTTCTGCTTTTTAATTTTATATGGAATCATGGGGGCTTGTCTTATTTCTTATGGGTTGGAAGGTGGACAGATTGAAGAAGCAAAGGGGCCAGCCGTTCTGCAATTGATGGCACGACCTGATATTGTTGATCGTAATGGTCGTTTATTGGCAACAGATATTAAAACTTATTCACTTTTTGCTGAGCCACGACGCATTATTGATGTGGATGAAACAATTGAATTGCTCTCAACAGTCTTGCCTGATCTTAATTGGCAGGAAACCTATAAGCGCTTAAAAGGAAAATCTGGTTTTTCTTGGATCCAGCGTGGGTTAACCCCCATGCAGAAGACGCAAATTATGGCTCTTGGTATTCCAGGAATTGGTTTTCGAACTGAAGTTCGTCGTTTTTATCCTGATGGACCTGTAACTTCCCATATTCTCGGTATGGTGAATGTTGATAATCAGGGCATTGCAGGTATGGAAAAATATATTGATGATGCGGGGTTGAGTGCTTTGCGTGCTGCTGGTCTTGCCATGGAAGAATCATTAAAACAAGTTCAGCTTTCGATTGATGTGCGTGTTCAGGCAATTGTTCATGATGAACTTATTCAGGCTATGAAGCGTTATAGGGCAATTGCTGCAGGAGCTGTTATTTTAAATATACATACGGGGGAAGTTTTGGCCTTGGCATCACTACCAGATTTTGATCCTGGAAATCCTATTGAAGCTTTAAAAAGTGATCGTCTCAATCGGATGACGGCAGGAGCTTTTGAAATGGGATCGATCATTAAAAGTTTTACGACCGCCATGGCTCTTGATTCCGATATTTTTCATTTAAACAGTATTATTGATGCTTCAAAGCCAATAAAAGCAAGTAGTGGGTATGTTATTCATGATTTTCATGGAAAAAATCGTCCCTTAACGTTATGGGAGGTTTTTATTTATTCTTCCAATATTGGTTCTGCTAAAGAGGCATTGGCGATAGGGATTGATAAACATCGTAGTTTTTTGCAAAAACTTGGGTTACTGGATCGTCTCATAACAGAGTTGCCTGAAGTTGCCCATCCTATTGTGCCACATCATTGGAAGGATATCCATTCTATGACGATTTCTTTTGGGCATGGTATGGCAACAACACCCTTGCAAACAGCTGTCGGGGCTGCTGCTTTAATGAATGGTGGTTGGTTAATTGCTCCGACATTTTTAAAACGTACAAAAGAACAAACTTTGCACCATGCAAAACGGGTTTTGCATGCTAAAACAAGTCAAAATATGCGTTACCTTTATAAATTAAATAGTGATATTGGTTCTGGACGTAATGCAAAGGTGGAAGGTTATCGTGTAGGTGGTAAGACAGGAACAGCTGAAAAAGTTGAAAATGGAAAATATTCTAAAACAAAAAATTTCAATAGTTTTCTTGCTGCTTTTCCTATTGATGATCCTGTTTATGTTGTTTTAACAATTATTGATGAACCAAAGCCTGCAGAGGGACAGCGTTCAGCAACAGCGGGGATGAATGCTGGACCAATGCTTGCTAATATTGTTCGTCGCACAGCTAGTTTTCTTGGTGTAAAACCCGATTTTAAAAAAGAATATGAGCCGCTTTAA
- the ftsL gene encoding cell division protein FtsL, whose amino-acid sequence MTVFRTFDMILVMIMICMAGFTYKVKYDVQKRMNEVRHLEHEIAAAKNTVSLLRAEWAVMIRPSRMQKLAKRYQKELGLEVIQPRQIVEFKDIPVWIHDQIEEVIKQNILEDNQDILTNNRASQINGVVQKGAQ is encoded by the coding sequence ATGACAGTTTTTCGTACATTTGATATGATTTTAGTGATGATTATGATTTGTATGGCAGGTTTTACTTATAAGGTAAAATATGATGTTCAAAAACGAATGAACGAAGTTCGTCATCTTGAGCATGAAATTGCTGCAGCAAAAAATACGGTAAGTTTGCTTCGTGCTGAGTGGGCTGTAATGATAAGGCCTTCACGCATGCAAAAACTTGCAAAACGTTATCAAAAAGAACTTGGGTTAGAGGTTATACAGCCGCGTCAAATTGTGGAGTTTAAAGACATTCCGGTATGGATACATGATCAAATTGAAGAAGTGATTAAACAAAATATCTTGGAAGATAATCAGGATATTTTGACAAATAATCGGGCTTCTCAGATAAATGGTGTTGTCCAAAAAGGCGCACAATAA